Proteins encoded by one window of Bactrocera oleae isolate idBacOlea1 chromosome 4, idBacOlea1, whole genome shotgun sequence:
- the LOC106623041 gene encoding uncharacterized protein has product MHRMAKLKLMDSCTLLILCLYLLTVNVSAGNQTLKKDLHDDKLFVDEVIKPPKNELRRVVSDKSLIKESVEAHEHEQITTTKNEKQSVTVEKQQKLSSVPQAEPTISPKERFSHVVEETKFKTKDINIDYEDDDLPGSYITGFYIFIGLSMCAMLFIVVRVYRLRLSRAERRYGVQGDRSTQELVPLPVSIEDDNSEDEDHTLFEVNCQQIRIL; this is encoded by the exons ATGCATAGAATGGCTAAACTGAAATTAATGGATAGTTGCACACTACTGATTCTCTGCTTATATTTGCTAACAGTAAACGTCTCTGCCGGGAATCAAACATTGAAGAAAGATTTGCATGATGATAAGCTATTTGTGGATGAAGTAATCAAACCTCCCAAAAATGAATTGCGTCGTGTTGTTAGCGATAAGAGCCTTATAAAAGAATCGGTAGAAGCACATGAACAtgaacaaataacaacaacgaaaaatgaaaaacaaagcGTTACGgtagaaaagcaacaaaaactgtCATCTGTGCCACAGGCTGAGCCAACGATATCACCTAAAGAGCGTTTTAGTCACGTAGTTGAAGAAACGAAATTCAAAACCAAAGATATCAATATCGATTATGAAGATGATGATTTGCCCGGTTCATATATAACCGgattctatatatttattggcCTTAGTATGTGCGCAATGCTCTTTATTGTTGTAAGGGTTTATAG ATTACGTTTATCGAGAGCTGAACGCAGGTATGGTGTACAAGGTGATCGCAGTACGCAGGAGCTGGTACCTCTGCCCGTTTCTATTGAAGATGATAATAGTGAGGACGAAGATCATACTCTATTCGAAGTGAATTGCCAGCAAATTCGAATATTATGA